The DNA segment TACTATAACCTACTATATTATTATTAAATTTAAATTTTTCTATAATCTTTTCCTTTGAAAAAACATCTATCTTTTTTAATAAGTATTTTGGAACAAACTTATATTTTTTTTGTTCTTTTAATTCTTCCATATATCTATCACTATTTAATATATAAAGAAAAACATCCATACCTTTCACCTCCTATGATAAAGTTATTATTATCTTTAAGGTATTATATGAATGCTTTTATACAACTATTCTATGGAATCTATATATTCATTTAATAGATAAATTATTTTTTCTTTATTATTGAATTGATTTAATTGACCACGTATAGCTGAAGAGTTATGCATCCCTTTTGTATACCAACCTATATGCTTTCTTATGTCTTTCACTGCAATTTGCTCACCTTTATAATGTACTAATAACTCTAAATGTTTTATACACATATTTATTTTTTCTCTATTAGTCGGCTCTAATGGTAATATTCCTTTACTTAATAACTTTACAGTTCTATCAAATATCCAAGGATTTCCCCTTGCACCTCTTCCTATCATAACTCCATCACAATTTGTATATTGCAACATTTTTTGAGCATCCAATGGAGAAAATATATCGCCATTACCTAGTACAGGTATTTCTATAGCTTCCTTTACATTTTTTATAATATCCCAGTCAGCTTTTCCAGAATAAAATTCTTCTCTTGTTCGTCCATGTATAGCAAGTAAACTAGCCCCACTATCTTCTATAACTTTAGCAACTTCTACTGCATTTATATTATTGTCATCCCAACCTTTTCTTATTTTTACAGTAACAGGTTTGTTTGATACCTTTACAACCTCAGAAACTATTTCACCTATAAGTTTTGGGTCTTTCATTAATGCACTACCATCACCATTTTTTACTATTTTAGGTGTAGGACAACCCATATTTATATCTAATATATCAAAATCATCTTTATAATTTAATTTTTCTTTTACTACTTTTGCCATTATATTTGGATCTGAACCAAATATTTGAAGAGATACTGGTCTTTCTTCTCGTTTTATTTTCATAAGTTCTTCTGTTTTTTTATCACTATAATATAAACCTTTAGCACTTACCATTTCAGTATATATAAGTCCTACATTCTGTTCTTTACATATTAAACGAAAAGACAAATCAGTAACTCCTGCCATAGGAGCAAGTGCAACATTATTTTTAATATCTATATTTCCTATTTTCAAATCTTCACCTCAAATCTAAAAATAATAAACTCAGCTTACGCTGAGCTATTATTTTATTTATTTATCTCATGAATCATTCTTAGGCCTTCTAATGTAAGAAGCTTATCAACTTTATCTATGTTTTTAGATTCTTCTGCTATAAGTGTTGATAATCCGCCAGTAGCAATAACTTTAGCACTTTCCAAATTTAGTTCTCTTTTCATTCTATCAACTAAATGATCCACTAAACCTACATAACCAAATATTATACCAGATTGCATACTATTTACTGTGTTTCTACATATTACTTTTTCAGGTTTTGAAAGTTCCACCTTAGGTAGTTTAGCTGCTCTTAAAAATAAAGCTTCCGATGATATTTTTATACCTGGAGAAATAACTCCTCCTAAGTAGTCACCATTTTCTGATACTGCACAAAATGTAGTAGCAGTACCAAAATCAACTATGATAACAGGCCC comes from the Senegalia massiliensis genome and includes:
- the dusB gene encoding tRNA dihydrouridine synthase DusB, translated to MKIGNIDIKNNVALAPMAGVTDLSFRLICKEQNVGLIYTEMVSAKGLYYSDKKTEELMKIKREERPVSLQIFGSDPNIMAKVVKEKLNYKDDFDILDINMGCPTPKIVKNGDGSALMKDPKLIGEIVSEVVKVSNKPVTVKIRKGWDDNNINAVEVAKVIEDSGASLLAIHGRTREEFYSGKADWDIIKNVKEAIEIPVLGNGDIFSPLDAQKMLQYTNCDGVMIGRGARGNPWIFDRTVKLLSKGILPLEPTNREKINMCIKHLELLVHYKGEQIAVKDIRKHIGWYTKGMHNSSAIRGQLNQFNNKEKIIYLLNEYIDSIE
- a CDS encoding type III pantothenate kinase; the encoded protein is MVLVIDVGNTNTVLGIYEGEELLKYWRISTDKNKTSDEYGMLIDRLFSYNGYKLTEVESVIISSVVPPLMYSLQAMSIKYCNKEALVIGPGIKTGMNIIYDNPREVGADRIVNAVSAYRKYGGPVIIVDFGTATTFCAVSENGDYLGGVISPGIKISSEALFLRAAKLPKVELSKPEKVICRNTVNSMQSGIIFGYVGLVDHLVDRMKRELNLESAKVIATGGLSTLIAEESKNIDKVDKLLTLEGLRMIHEINK